From a region of the Alnus glutinosa chromosome 1, dhAlnGlut1.1, whole genome shotgun sequence genome:
- the LOC133879567 gene encoding LOW QUALITY PROTEIN: uncharacterized protein LOC133879567 (The sequence of the model RefSeq protein was modified relative to this genomic sequence to represent the inferred CDS: substituted 1 base at 1 genomic stop codon), producing the protein MSSWIYICSLALLFAAVPLGTTKEQLSSRECEDLGFTGLALCSDCNTLAEYIKDPDLVSDCLKCCTEDSDDSMSKITYSGAVLEVCMRKLVFYPEIVGFIEXEKDRFPSVKVQYVFNSPPKLMMLDDAGQHKETIRIDNWKREHVLQFLREKVKPTSAN; encoded by the exons ATGAGCTCGTGGATCTATATTTGTTCTTTAGCTCTGCTATTTGCTGCAGTACCTTTGGGTACCACAAAAGAGCAACTGAGCTCGAGGGAGTGCGAGGATCTGGGTTTTACGGGGCTTGCTCTTTGCTCTGATTGCAATACTTTGGCTGAGTATATCAAGGACCCAG ATTTGGTATCAGATTGTTTGAAGTGTTGCACTGAGGATTCGGATGATTCAATGAGCAAG ATTACCTATTCCGGTGCTGTACTGGAGGTCTGCATGAGGAAACTTGTTTTCTATCCTGAAATTGTGGGCTTCATTGAATAAGAGAAGGATCGATTCCCTTCAGTTAAAGTTCAATATGTCTTCAATTCTCCACCAAAGCTGATGATGCTTGATGATGCTGGCCAACACAAGGAAACTATAAG GATCGACAACTGGAAACGCGAACATGTACTGCAATTCCTTAGAGAGAAGGTTAAGCCAACTTCAGCAAATTGA